One window of Pseudomonadota bacterium genomic DNA carries:
- the rpmB gene encoding 50S ribosomal protein L28, with protein sequence MARVCDLCGKGKQVGFNVSHANNKTKKEWLPNLQTIKIVKDGATKRVRACTRCIKKGNFQKAA encoded by the coding sequence ATGGCACGAGTGTGTGATTTATGTGGAAAAGGCAAACAGGTTGGCTTTAATGTAAGCCATGCCAACAACAAGACGAAAAAGGAATGGCTCCCGAATTTACAAACTATTAAAATCGTGAAGGATGGGGCAACAAAGAGAGTAAGAGCCTGTACAAGGTGCATCAAGAAAGGCAACTTCCAGAAAGCAGCATAA
- a CDS encoding adenylate/guanylate cyclase domain-containing response regulator — MHLGVLIVDDEEGIRRSLTRILREDGYSVQSAINGEEALALVGQNPHIDGIKTIEQLNKLHQGLTKIILTGYGTLESSIKAIENGIDGFITKPFENKEITWKVKEYYIKRRMRQFISPDIFNELIDEPAHLEPKVSHLTILFSDIRGFTQLSSKVPPVELASLLNRYYFQPMSEVVVQHRGMVDKYIGDSIMALFGAPVYHDKHEENAVKCAVEMIKRMEAQDQGLHMGIGISTGYVVTGILGSINKREYTALGMPVNVAARLQKLAAPGEIIISEETKVKLDSTLPFEKLGALTLAPQYMPTVYYKWTGNGQI, encoded by the coding sequence ATGCACTTGGGAGTCCTTATTGTAGACGATGAGGAGGGCATAAGGAGATCGCTTACAAGGATACTCAGAGAAGACGGCTACTCAGTTCAATCTGCGATAAACGGAGAGGAAGCGTTGGCGTTAGTCGGGCAAAACCCGCACATTGACGGCATAAAAACAATAGAACAGTTAAACAAGCTGCATCAGGGTCTTACAAAGATAATCCTTACAGGCTACGGGACGCTCGAATCATCAATAAAAGCGATAGAAAACGGCATAGACGGGTTTATCACAAAGCCTTTTGAGAATAAAGAGATCACATGGAAGGTAAAGGAATACTATATAAAGAGGAGGATGAGGCAGTTTATATCACCCGATATATTTAATGAACTTATTGACGAACCTGCACACCTTGAACCAAAGGTCTCCCATTTAACGATTCTTTTTTCAGACATAAGGGGTTTTACGCAGCTTTCATCCAAAGTACCGCCTGTTGAGCTTGCTTCTTTGCTGAACAGATACTATTTTCAGCCTATGAGCGAGGTAGTAGTACAGCACAGAGGGATGGTTGACAAATATATCGGCGATAGCATCATGGCTTTGTTTGGAGCACCTGTATACCATGATAAACACGAAGAGAATGCGGTAAAGTGTGCTGTTGAAATGATAAAAAGAATGGAAGCGCAGGACCAGGGACTCCATATGGGTATAGGGATAAGCACAGGCTACGTTGTTACAGGCATTCTGGGTTCGATTAACAAAAGAGAATATACCGCCCTCGGAATGCCGGTTAATGTAGCTGCCAGGCTTCAAAAGCTTGCCGCCCCCGGTGAAATAATCATTTCAGAAGAAACGAAGGTAAAACTGGACAGCACATTGCCCTTTGAAAAACTTGGGGCACTCACACTCGCCCCGCAATATATGCCCACCGTATACTACAAATGGACCGGAAATGGTCAGATTTAA
- a CDS encoding bifunctional (p)ppGpp synthetase/guanosine-3',5'-bis(diphosphate) 3'-pyrophosphohydrolase, with translation MVRFNDIVEEILKYNPQADVKTLEKAYIFSAQAHKGQTRLSGEPYLIHPLEVAYTLTKMSLDVPSVVSGLLHDTMEDSYVSKKDIEEYFGQEVADLVDGVTKIGRIQLKTSEDSRVENLRKMILAMSKDIRVILIKLADRYHNMLTLNFLPSEKQVIIAKETLEIYAPLAHRLGIEWIKGELEDETFKYLYALEYKTISEKLAKKKKERDTYIHDVIELLKDKFNQYKLQADISGRAKRLYSIYRKMQQENLELDDIYDLTAFRVTVDSVKDCYLALGLIHAFFKPIPGKFSDFIGIPKANMYQSLHTKVIGPRGEKIEIQIRTHEMHRIAEEGIAAHWKYKEGKVFDPKEDKVFAWLRRIIESQQELKSNKEFMEVFKIDLFPDEIYIFTPRGEVRELPKDATPVDFAYAIHTELGNKCVGAKINGKLVPLRYALKSGDTVEILSNPTHKPSKDWLGFVKTSKAKNKIRQWIKTEQREQSIELGKVLIEKELSKHDLSFSKILKTGDLLASAKDFGFETLDDYFASIGYGLHTPLQVLGKLIPEKEKPSKLKQLIGSIKRPKDTSIKIKGIDDGMVVRFAKCCNPIPGDKIFGFITRGRGITVHTEDCSNTHAYDEQRKVEVSWELNKNFTYPVKLKISGDDRKGLISDISAIMSANKVNILSASAMTYPDRSAAGIFEIEIGNMSQLQKIMKSMQKIKGVRSVERMRGAS, from the coding sequence ATGGTCAGATTTAACGACATCGTAGAAGAAATACTGAAATACAATCCCCAGGCAGATGTAAAGACACTGGAAAAGGCATATATTTTCTCTGCGCAGGCACATAAAGGTCAAACCAGGTTATCCGGAGAGCCTTACCTGATACATCCTCTTGAGGTGGCATATACATTAACAAAAATGTCTCTCGACGTGCCGAGCGTCGTTTCAGGATTGCTCCATGACACAATGGAAGACTCCTATGTGAGCAAAAAAGATATCGAAGAATATTTCGGACAAGAAGTCGCAGATCTTGTAGACGGCGTAACAAAAATCGGCCGGATTCAGTTGAAAACATCGGAAGATTCAAGGGTTGAGAACTTACGGAAGATGATCCTTGCGATGAGCAAAGACATCAGGGTAATACTGATAAAACTGGCAGACAGATACCATAATATGCTGACCTTAAACTTTCTCCCTTCTGAGAAACAGGTTATCATCGCCAAAGAAACCCTTGAAATCTATGCCCCCCTTGCCCACCGGCTTGGGATAGAATGGATAAAGGGAGAGCTTGAAGACGAAACCTTTAAATATCTTTATGCCTTGGAATACAAAACCATATCGGAAAAACTCGCAAAGAAGAAAAAAGAAAGGGATACCTATATTCACGATGTAATAGAGTTGCTGAAGGATAAATTTAACCAGTATAAATTGCAAGCTGATATATCAGGAAGGGCAAAGCGACTATACAGTATATATAGAAAAATGCAGCAGGAAAACTTGGAATTAGACGACATATACGACCTGACCGCTTTCAGGGTTACTGTGGACAGCGTCAAGGACTGCTATTTAGCCCTCGGTTTAATTCACGCCTTTTTTAAGCCGATACCCGGCAAGTTCAGTGATTTTATAGGCATTCCCAAGGCAAATATGTACCAGTCCCTCCATACAAAAGTAATAGGCCCTCGTGGTGAAAAAATAGAAATCCAGATAAGAACCCATGAAATGCACCGCATTGCAGAGGAAGGCATTGCGGCCCACTGGAAATACAAGGAAGGTAAGGTATTTGACCCGAAAGAAGACAAGGTTTTTGCCTGGCTAAGAAGAATAATTGAATCGCAGCAGGAATTAAAAAGCAATAAAGAGTTCATGGAGGTTTTTAAGATCGACCTTTTCCCTGATGAAATTTATATATTTACCCCAAGGGGAGAAGTAAGGGAACTTCCAAAAGATGCAACACCGGTAGATTTTGCCTATGCGATACATACAGAACTTGGAAATAAATGCGTTGGGGCAAAAATAAACGGCAAGCTCGTACCTTTGCGATATGCCCTAAAAAGCGGTGATACTGTTGAAATTCTTTCGAATCCGACACATAAACCGAGTAAGGACTGGCTCGGCTTTGTAAAAACTTCAAAGGCAAAAAACAAGATACGGCAGTGGATTAAAACAGAGCAAAGGGAGCAAAGTATAGAGCTCGGCAAGGTTCTGATAGAAAAAGAATTGTCAAAGCATGACTTGAGCTTTTCCAAGATATTGAAAACCGGGGACCTTTTGGCCAGCGCTAAGGATTTCGGGTTTGAAACATTGGACGATTATTTCGCGAGCATAGGCTATGGCTTGCATACCCCGCTGCAGGTGCTCGGTAAGCTTATCCCTGAAAAAGAAAAACCCAGCAAATTAAAACAATTGATCGGCTCAATAAAACGGCCCAAAGACACCTCCATTAAAATTAAAGGCATTGATGACGGGATGGTTGTAAGATTTGCAAAATGCTGTAATCCTATACCCGGAGATAAAATATTCGGTTTCATTACCCGTGGCAGGGGAATAACCGTACATACAGAGGATTGCTCAAATACTCACGCATATGATGAACAGAGAAAGGTTGAAGTTTCATGGGAACTGAACAAAAACTTTACATATCCGGTAAAGCTCAAAATATCAGGAGATGACAGAAAAGGCCTCATATCCGATATCAGTGCAATTATGTCGGCAAACAAGGTAAATATCCTCAGCGCCAGCGCCATGACTTACCCGGACAGATCAGCAGCGGGCATCTTTGAAATAGAAATCGGAAATATGTCACAGCTCCAAAAAATCATGAAATCTATGCAAAAGATTAAAGGGGTAAGGTCTGTCGAAAGGATGCGGGGAGCATCATAA